ATGCAGCAGGGCTGCGCCGGGCCGGAACAGCAGGCCGAGGCCGTGCGCGGGTGCGCGCTCCAGGTAGCGGCGCACGGACACGGGCGGATCGATCGGCGGCGGCGCGGAGCCGCTCTGCTGCGCCGCCTGGCGGGCGATGCGCTGCCAGCGCTGCCGGCGCCGCTCCTGCGCCGCCGGGTCGGCGCGGCCCTGGGTGCGGTCGGCAACCACCGGCACAATGCGGATCGCGCCCAGTTCGGTCGCCTGCCGCACCACGCGATCCATCAGCGCTCCCCTCGGCAGCGCCTGCACCAGAACGACCGCGCCCGGCGCCGGCGCGGTGGCGTGCGCGGCCTGTGCGCCGCGTTCGGCGTCGACGAGCAGGCGCACCCGGCCGCGGGTCACGTCCATTACCGTGGCGCGCGTGCGCCGCCCGGCGGCGTCCGCCACCGGAATCACGGCGCCCGGGCCCAGCCTCAGCACGCGCACCAGGTAGTGGTGGTCGGCACGGTCGACGTGCAGCACGGCGCCGGGCCGCGCGTCCGCCACCAGGAGCTGGCGCACCTCTTCAGCGGCGCGCGGCGCGGGCAGCCGGCGGCGTAACGGCGCCGGCGCTCGGGGTGCCGCCGGGTCGCACCACGCGCCGCTAGAATGCGGCCGCGGCGGCCGGTTCGCGCAACTGCCAGGCGTCGCGGGCGGGCACCAGGTCGAGGTCCAGCATGCGCACCGCCTCGCGCAGCACGCCGTCGAAGCGCAGGTCGTACACCGGACGTTCCGGCATGCGGCGCACCACCTCGTCGTGCACCAGCTTGCGCAGCATGCGGCGCGGCAAATCGACCCCCGAGTCGCGCAACTCGCTGATGAACTCCTCGATCAGCGCCTCGCTCGGATCGGCATGCTCGCGCACGAAACGGCGAATGTGCCCGCCCTCGAACAGCTCGGTGATCTCGGCCTCTTCCTCCTCGGTACGCTGCGTGTCGCCGAACGCGAGGTGCGGGCTGATGCCCACCTGGTCGATGCTCGCGCCGCTCGGCGTCAGGTAGTAGGCGGTGGTGAGCTTCACCGCCCGGCTGCCGAAGCGGCGCACCTGCTGCACCGACGCCTTGCCGTAGGACTGTTCACCAAGCAGAAAGCCGCGCCCGCTCTCGCCGAGCGCGGCCGCCAGGATCTCGGAAGCGGACGCCGAGCCGCGGTCGATCAGGATCACGATGGGGACCGAGGCATCGACGATCGTGGCCGCGGGTCCGGCTCGGTGCACGTCGTTGTCGGCATCGACGCGCGCCTGGGTGGAAACGATCACTCCGTCCGACAGGAAGTAGTCGGCCACCTGCACCACCGACCCGAGCAGCCCGCCAGGATTGCTGCGCAGGTCGATGATCAGCGCCGCCGCGCCGCCGAGTTCGTGCAGCGCCTCCGACACCCGTTCCGGTGTCAGCAGCGTGAACTGCACGATGCGCAGGTAGCCGATCCGCTCGCCGATCATGCCGAAACGCACCGTTTCCACCTCGATCATCTCCCGCTCCATCACGGTGTCGAACTCGATCGACCCGTCGCGCAACAGGGTCATGGTCACCGTGGTGCCGGGCGGGCCGCGCAGCCGCGCGACGATGTCGGCGAGGTCGAACTCCGCCGCCGACTCGCCGTTGATCGCCATGATCAGGTCGCCGGCGCGCACCCCGGCGCGGTGCGCGGGATTGCCCTCGATCGGCGAGATCACCTCGAAGCCGCCGTCCGCGTGGCGGCCGATGTACATCCCCACGCCGCCGAACTCGCCGCGCGTCAGGTCGGTGATCTGGCGCACGTCGGAGGGTTGCACGTAGGCGGAGTGCGGATCGTCGAGCGCTTCGAACATGCCTTCGAGCGCGCCGTCGAGCAGCGTCTCCGGGTTGAGGCGCGTTTCGTCCACGTAGTTTTCCAGCAGAAACTGGAGCACTTCGGCGAACACCTCGCCGGCACGGCGTGCCTGCTGCTCTTCCTGCGCCATGGCGCACGGCGCGAGCGCGAGCAGGCACAACAGCCCCGCCGACAGCGCCCCCGTTCGTGTGCGCGGCAGCGGGCGCGCGCGTGCCGGG
The Spirochaetaceae bacterium genome window above contains:
- a CDS encoding S41 family peptidase; translation: MHEDGAAARRRWRRHPARARPLPRTRTGALSAGLLCLLALAPCAMAQEEQQARRAGEVFAEVLQFLLENYVDETRLNPETLLDGALEGMFEALDDPHSAYVQPSDVRQITDLTRGEFGGVGMYIGRHADGGFEVISPIEGNPAHRAGVRAGDLIMAINGESAAEFDLADIVARLRGPPGTTVTMTLLRDGSIEFDTVMEREMIEVETVRFGMIGERIGYLRIVQFTLLTPERVSEALHELGGAAALIIDLRSNPGGLLGSVVQVADYFLSDGVIVSTQARVDADNDVHRAGPAATIVDASVPIVILIDRGSASASEILAAALGESGRGFLLGEQSYGKASVQQVRRFGSRAVKLTTAYYLTPSGASIDQVGISPHLAFGDTQRTEEEEAEITELFEGGHIRRFVREHADPSEALIEEFISELRDSGVDLPRRMLRKLVHDEVVRRMPERPVYDLRFDGVLREAVRMLDLDLVPARDAWQLREPAAAAAF
- a CDS encoding RsmE family RNA methyltransferase; protein product: MRQLLVADARPGAVLHVDRADHHYLVRVLRLGPGAVIPVADAAGRRTRATVMDVTRGRVRLLVDAERGAQAAHATAPAPGAVVLVQALPRGALMDRVVRQATELGAIRIVPVVADRTQGRADPAAQERRRQRWQRIARQAAQQSGSAPPPIDPPVSVRRYLERAPAHGLGLLFRPGAALLHAGALHAPGAFDAPGAFDAPGALHAPGALPLAAGAAG